One part of the Humulus lupulus chromosome 9, drHumLupu1.1, whole genome shotgun sequence genome encodes these proteins:
- the LOC133799425 gene encoding patatin-like protein 3 — MAFIERFLSADICRRRPPEKVLPAAFPTIAGGILKDKRLGSTLTNVVIPAYDINKFKPVVFSTYAAKSSTNLNAKLADVCISTSAAPVYLPAYKFSNGSLNFNMIDGGVAANNPTLLAIQGALEKKGKIDTPLVIISLGTGTESTVGKYNVEMVNNWWAPNWINNPSRNVLGSPDRPILDIFADASSDMVEHYCSIFTTQSNYLRVQDSLPKDLVSLDKATPENLNKLEQFAKNLLKKPVTKLSQYSFDREIASGNLTYEQALDRLAHYLVELKKRRGGEVPKSV, encoded by the exons ATGGCCTTTATTGAACGGTTTTTATCGGCAGATATTTGCCGGCGGAGACCGCCGGAAAAAGTATTACCGGCGGCTTTCCCCACTATTGCCGGCG GAATTCTCAAGGACAAACGACTGGGCAGTACATTGACGAATGTCGTCATTCCTGCCTACGACATCAACAAATTCAAGCCTGTTGTCTTCTCCACTTATGCT GCCAAAAGTAGTACAAACTTGAATGCTAAACTTGCAGATGTTTGCATTAGCACTTCAGCAGCGCCAGTTTACTTACCAGCTTATAAGTTCTCCAACGGATCTCTAAACTTCAACATGATTGATGGAGGCGTTGCCGCAAATAATCCA ACTCTACTTGCTATTCAAGGAGCTTTAGAGAAAAAGGGAAAGATCGATACTCCACTTGTTATAATCTCCTTAGGAACCGGCACTGAGAGTACTGTTGGGAAATACAACGTTGAAATGGTTAATAACTGGTGGGCTCCTAACTGGATAAATAATCCGAGCCGGAATGTTTTGGGTAGTCCAGATCGTCCTATCTTAGACATCTTTGCTGATGCAAGCTCAGATATGGTTGAGCACTACTGCTCAATATTTACTACTCAATCCAATTACCTCCGTGTTCAG gATTCTTTGCCGAAAGATCTTGTTTCCTTGGATAAAGCTACCCCTGAAAACCTAAATAAACTGGAGCAGTTTGCCAAGAACTTGCTCAAAAAGCCTGTTACAAAACTGAGTCAATATTCCTTCGACCGTGAAATCGCCTCAGGAAATTTGACCTACGAACAGGCACTCGATAG GCTTGCACATTACCTTGTTGAGCTAAAGAAAAGGCGAGGTGGCGAGGTGCCCAAAAGCGTGTAA